In a genomic window of Methanoregula sp. UBA64:
- a CDS encoding 2-oxoacid:acceptor oxidoreductase subunit alpha, which produces MKDISVLIGGRAGDGINSAGAVVAWLFSRLGYYVFVSTDYPSLIRGGHNFTMVRAADHPVGAYNDRFDYLVALNQETLDLHAPHCPDCIIVANADQVKKPGSGQTISVGEILKEESAPPVTGNSAMIGAFAKAAGIPWKTLEEVFTAHMPKAADENLRVARRAYGAVNTVRPVPVLGKAPLSLITGNEAIGLGLASGGLDSYIAYPMTPSSTLLHYLAGNAERLGITVFHPESEIAVILAGIGSAVAGKKTAVGTSGGGFCLMTEGLSFAGMAEVPLAILVSQRTGPSTGLPTYTGQADLRFVLHAGQGEFPRIVVAPADAGEAYVWSDAALRLAWKYQVPSIVLSDKSLSESTYSLRYEDLALLSIGERGTAGDNDVPYRRYRTTLSGVSPLAFPGTTGAVVKTNSYAHDEDGITTEDAALVAEMADKRRRKETALIEELAHLPCVSTGGKTDAPVALLCWGSVGNACSEVAAELGLRVIRPLVLSPFPDRQFTDACTGVERLIAVEENATGQLASLVKEHGGRADATVLKYDGRPFTPEELKLRVQEVLAS; this is translated from the coding sequence ATGAAGGACATATCCGTACTCATCGGTGGCAGGGCAGGAGACGGGATCAACAGTGCCGGTGCAGTCGTGGCCTGGCTTTTCTCCCGGCTCGGGTATTACGTATTTGTATCAACGGATTATCCCTCCCTTATCCGGGGAGGCCATAATTTTACCATGGTCAGGGCCGCGGATCATCCGGTCGGGGCATACAATGACCGGTTCGACTACCTGGTAGCGCTCAACCAGGAGACGCTGGACCTTCACGCACCGCACTGTCCCGACTGCATTATTGTGGCAAATGCCGATCAGGTCAAAAAGCCCGGCTCCGGGCAGACTATTTCTGTAGGGGAGATCCTCAAAGAGGAATCTGCCCCACCGGTCACCGGGAACTCCGCGATGATCGGTGCATTTGCAAAAGCTGCGGGAATTCCCTGGAAGACCCTCGAAGAGGTCTTTACGGCACATATGCCAAAGGCAGCAGATGAGAACCTCCGGGTTGCACGGCGGGCATACGGTGCGGTTAATACGGTACGGCCGGTCCCGGTCCTTGGAAAGGCACCGCTGTCCCTTATCACCGGAAACGAAGCGATCGGCCTTGGTCTTGCCTCCGGCGGCCTTGACTCCTATATCGCCTACCCGATGACTCCCTCCTCCACACTTCTCCATTACCTTGCAGGCAATGCGGAACGGCTCGGGATCACGGTCTTCCACCCGGAGAGCGAGATCGCGGTGATCCTTGCCGGGATCGGGAGCGCGGTCGCCGGGAAAAAGACCGCAGTCGGAACATCCGGCGGAGGATTTTGCCTGATGACCGAAGGACTCTCTTTTGCCGGGATGGCAGAGGTCCCCCTCGCAATCCTTGTCTCGCAAAGGACCGGGCCGTCAACCGGTCTCCCCACCTACACAGGTCAGGCGGATCTCCGGTTCGTACTCCATGCCGGGCAGGGGGAGTTTCCCCGGATCGTTGTTGCCCCCGCCGATGCCGGGGAGGCATATGTCTGGTCGGACGCCGCGCTCCGGCTGGCCTGGAAGTACCAGGTCCCGTCGATCGTGCTCTCCGACAAGTCTCTTTCAGAGAGTACCTACAGCCTCAGGTATGAAGATCTGGCGCTGCTCTCCATTGGGGAACGCGGCACTGCGGGGGACAATGACGTCCCGTACCGGAGGTACCGTACCACCCTTTCAGGAGTATCGCCCCTTGCATTTCCCGGAACCACCGGCGCCGTTGTCAAGACCAACAGTTACGCTCACGATGAAGACGGGATCACAACCGAAGACGCGGCCCTTGTTGCAGAGATGGCGGACAAGCGCCGGCGAAAGGAAACTGCCCTTATCGAAGAGCTGGCACACCTTCCCTGCGTTAGTACCGGGGGAAAAACAGATGCCCCGGTTGCGCTCCTCTGCTGGGGTTCTGTCGGAAACGCGTGCAGCGAGGTGGCTGCGGAACTGGGCCTTCGGGTGATCCGGCCGCTCGTACTCTCACCGTTCCCGGACCGGCAGTTCACCGATGCCTGTACCGGGGTGGAGCGCCTGATCGCTGTTGAGGAGAACGCAACCGGGCAGCTGGCGTCGCTCGTGAAAGAACACGGGGGCAGGGCAGACGCTACGGTCCTCAAGTACGATGGCCGGCCGTTCACGCCCGAAGAACTGAAACTGCGGGTACAGGAGGTGCTCGCATCATGA
- a CDS encoding DUF1890 domain-containing protein, whose product MAGNDTTTEALQAKKTAVLVLGCPQVPVQTSIALYLADKLSGAGIAPVIAGNKAANTLLVVADPKRHYLKEVMDLDRAVAQISDKKRDFDLCFVFIHNDAGVSYAATMAAISKAAIYPVIYGEHWEEMAAQITFPCTKIAAKAVHNPLPLKKIIDEVAPSWAA is encoded by the coding sequence ATGGCAGGGAACGATACCACGACCGAAGCTTTGCAGGCAAAGAAGACGGCAGTCCTTGTCCTCGGCTGCCCGCAGGTCCCGGTGCAGACAAGCATTGCGCTGTACCTGGCAGACAAACTGTCCGGGGCGGGCATTGCCCCGGTGATTGCCGGGAACAAGGCGGCAAACACCCTCCTTGTAGTCGCCGACCCGAAACGGCATTACCTAAAAGAGGTCATGGACCTCGACCGGGCGGTTGCCCAGATATCCGACAAGAAGCGGGATTTCGACCTCTGCTTTGTCTTTATCCACAACGATGCCGGGGTCAGCTATGCCGCGACCATGGCAGCGATCTCGAAAGCAGCGATCTACCCGGTGATCTACGGCGAGCACTGGGAGGAGATGGCTGCCCAAATCACCTTCCCCTGCACAAAAATTGCCGCAAAGGCCGTGCACAATCCCCTGCCTTTAAAGAAGATAATCGACGAGGTGGCACCGTCATGGGCTGCGTAG
- a CDS encoding FprA family A-type flavoprotein, whose translation MVSRELVPGVYWVGAYDFDRRIFDELIPLPEGTTYNAYLVKGSEKTALIDTVDPTKEYDLISNLVKLGIEKIDYIVINHAEQDHAGSLPMVLEFYPDAQVVTNAKCRDLLIALLHLPESRFTIIEDNGTLSLGDRTLRFLITPWTHWPETQLTFLAEDRILFPCDLFGFHAATTELFITDEAWACRSAKRYYAEIMMPFRSSIKGYVERVRELDPAIIAPSHGPLYKNPKFILDAYAGWVSDEVKNEVIIPYISMHGSTAKMVDHLTGALVTRGIVVKPFNLSRTDTGELACSLVDAATLVIATPTVLFGPHPSVVSATYLANVLRPKTRFATVIGSYGWGGKTVETITKMLDHVKVELLPPVTVLGEPDEKAMLDLDRLADEILKKHKELNIV comes from the coding sequence ATGGTTTCCCGAGAACTTGTGCCCGGCGTGTACTGGGTCGGCGCCTATGATTTTGACCGGCGGATCTTCGATGAACTGATCCCGCTGCCGGAAGGAACGACATACAACGCGTATCTGGTAAAGGGCAGCGAAAAGACGGCCCTGATCGATACGGTCGATCCGACCAAGGAGTATGATCTGATCTCGAACCTTGTCAAGCTCGGCATCGAGAAGATCGACTATATCGTGATCAACCATGCGGAACAGGATCATGCAGGTTCGCTCCCGATGGTGCTTGAGTTCTATCCTGACGCGCAGGTAGTCACCAATGCCAAGTGTCGGGACCTCCTTATTGCCCTCCTGCATCTCCCCGAAAGCCGGTTTACCATTATCGAAGACAACGGGACCCTCTCGCTGGGAGACCGGACGCTCCGGTTTTTGATCACGCCCTGGACGCACTGGCCCGAGACCCAGCTGACGTTCCTTGCCGAAGACCGGATCCTCTTTCCCTGCGACCTCTTCGGGTTCCATGCTGCAACTACCGAACTCTTTATCACCGACGAGGCATGGGCCTGCCGGTCGGCAAAACGGTATTATGCAGAGATCATGATGCCGTTCCGCAGCAGCATCAAGGGGTACGTGGAACGGGTGCGGGAACTCGATCCGGCCATTATCGCTCCCAGCCACGGCCCGCTGTACAAAAATCCGAAGTTCATCCTCGATGCGTACGCCGGATGGGTTTCGGACGAGGTCAAAAACGAGGTTATCATCCCATATATCTCGATGCACGGGAGCACGGCAAAGATGGTGGATCACCTCACCGGGGCCCTTGTCACCCGGGGGATTGTGGTAAAGCCTTTTAACCTCTCCCGGACGGATACCGGCGAACTTGCCTGTTCCCTTGTCGATGCAGCAACCCTTGTGATCGCCACGCCGACGGTCCTCTTTGGCCCGCACCCTTCCGTTGTATCGGCAACCTACCTTGCAAACGTGCTCCGGCCCAAGACCCGGTTTGCAACCGTCATCGGGTCCTACGGGTGGGGCGGCAAGACCGTTGAGACTATCACAAAGATGCTCGACCATGTCAAGGTCGAACTTCTCCCCCCGGTTACCGTGCTTGGCGAACCGGACGAAAAGGCCATGCTGGACCTTGACCGGCTGGCAGACGAAATCTTAAAGAAGCACAAAGAACTCAACATCGTATAA
- a CDS encoding desulfoferrodoxin, whose product MTKLLEVYKCMVCGNIVKVVHASGGTLVCCGQPMVLQQEKTEDQGKEKHVPVVEKTANGILVKIGAVPHPMEEKHYIEWVEVHDGEKVYVRYFKPGEKPEAEFPVKSAEVKVREYCSVHGLWTNKA is encoded by the coding sequence ATGACAAAACTGCTTGAAGTCTACAAGTGTATGGTCTGCGGGAACATCGTAAAGGTCGTCCATGCATCCGGAGGAACACTCGTCTGCTGCGGGCAGCCGATGGTGCTCCAGCAGGAAAAGACCGAGGACCAGGGAAAAGAGAAGCATGTCCCTGTCGTCGAGAAGACTGCCAACGGTATCCTCGTGAAGATCGGCGCCGTTCCCCACCCGATGGAAGAGAAACACTACATCGAATGGGTCGAGGTCCACGATGGGGAGAAGGTCTATGTCCGGTATTTCAAACCTGGCGAGAAACCCGAGGCAGAGTTCCCGGTCAAGAGTGCCGAGGTAAAAGTCAGGGAATACTGTTCGGTCCACGGTCTCTGGACCAACAAGGCCTGA
- the cutA gene encoding divalent-cation tolerance protein CutA, which translates to METGQKTEPPGEICVLYVTAPPSQSEALAKSLLCKRLIACANITPVRSLYRWKGKDCDDKEDLLIIKTRKSLVQAVIAAVKAEHPYEVPEIIALPVIAGHLPYSDWVYAETEQAIPGTAPAA; encoded by the coding sequence ATGGAGACAGGACAAAAAACCGAACCGCCCGGGGAGATCTGCGTCCTGTACGTGACCGCCCCGCCATCGCAGTCGGAGGCCCTCGCAAAGAGCCTCCTCTGTAAACGCCTTATTGCCTGTGCAAATATTACCCCGGTAAGATCCCTGTACCGCTGGAAAGGCAAAGACTGCGACGACAAAGAAGACCTGCTCATCATAAAAACGAGAAAAAGCCTCGTGCAGGCAGTCATTGCCGCGGTAAAAGCAGAGCACCCCTACGAGGTCCCGGAGATCATTGCACTCCCGGTCATTGCCGGCCACCTGCCCTATAGTGACTGGGTGTACGCGGAGACTGAACAGGCAATACCGGGGACTGCCCCGGCCGCATAG
- a CDS encoding thiamine pyrophosphate-dependent enzyme, which produces MTRNLITPAQNTWCPGCGNFSIQHTLKDILAGMENEGRSLDNVVLVSGIGCHAKIADYLNISTVYTLHGRTIPVATGLKLANPELTVICCAGDGDAYAEGLDHLIFAAKRNIDLTMIVHNNRVYGLTTGQYTPTSPLGFKGKSTPTGTAEYPFNPLELMLAGGATYVARGYTRKMPQLAALIRQGIAHKGFAFIDVLQICASFFNMTEYYQSRVYDLAGHDPADFDQACKKAREWDYNRDAPIALGVFYEKGYPAFNDRFPLKKAMTAEERQQQIHDLFVAAT; this is translated from the coding sequence ATGACCCGGAACCTGATCACCCCGGCCCAGAACACCTGGTGCCCGGGCTGCGGGAACTTCTCGATCCAGCACACGCTCAAGGATATCCTCGCCGGCATGGAAAACGAGGGAAGATCTCTGGACAACGTGGTGCTCGTCTCCGGAATCGGCTGCCACGCGAAGATCGCCGATTACCTCAACATCAGCACGGTCTATACCCTCCACGGGCGGACGATCCCGGTGGCGACGGGGCTTAAACTTGCAAACCCGGAACTTACCGTGATCTGCTGTGCCGGGGACGGGGATGCATATGCCGAAGGGCTCGACCACCTGATCTTTGCGGCCAAGAGAAATATCGATCTCACCATGATCGTCCACAACAACCGGGTCTATGGTCTCACTACCGGCCAGTACACGCCAACTTCGCCGCTCGGGTTTAAAGGGAAGTCCACGCCCACAGGGACAGCCGAGTACCCGTTCAACCCGCTGGAACTGATGCTTGCCGGGGGAGCCACCTATGTTGCCCGGGGGTATACGAGGAAGATGCCCCAGCTGGCCGCACTCATCCGGCAGGGCATTGCCCACAAGGGTTTTGCCTTCATCGACGTCCTCCAGATCTGTGCAAGCTTCTTTAACATGACCGAATATTACCAGTCCCGGGTCTACGACCTTGCCGGCCACGATCCGGCGGACTTCGATCAGGCCTGCAAAAAAGCCCGGGAATGGGACTACAACCGCGATGCCCCCATCGCCCTTGGGGTATTCTATGAGAAAGGGTATCCTGCCTTTAACGATCGCTTCCCCTTAAAAAAGGCGATGACTGCCGAGGAGCGACAGCAGCAGATCCACGATCTTTTTGTGGCTGCAACATGA
- a CDS encoding DUF1894 domain-containing protein translates to MGCVESLPYEVVIKDASFKECREYIKSHFPESIDVEPGFKIFDVHTIGVPPIAVGLDGNFVIFPYTKPCHGTFLLRVEDAQEAARLRALKK, encoded by the coding sequence ATGGGCTGCGTAGAATCACTCCCCTACGAGGTTGTCATAAAGGACGCCTCGTTCAAGGAATGCCGGGAATACATCAAAAGCCATTTCCCCGAATCCATCGATGTGGAGCCGGGATTCAAGATCTTCGATGTCCACACTATCGGCGTCCCCCCGATCGCAGTGGGCCTGGACGGCAATTTCGTGATCTTCCCCTACACAAAGCCCTGCCACGGGACCTTCCTGCTAAGGGTCGAGGATGCACAAGAGGCCGCCCGGCTCCGTGCATTAAAAAAATAG
- a CDS encoding sulfite exporter TauE/SafE family protein yields METLLFSVLILGVTGCAIGFASGFFGIGGGFLMVPVQYWLLTSLGFDPTLSLRIAFGTSLAVIVPTALSGTWGHHCRRCVLVRPLLLMIIPGILGAVTGAAITIHAPGRLMECLFGVLLLLAAARMFLSAIPTGDGQIRQNPGLYLIWGFVFGLVSGLFGIGGGIVMVPVMTTVLGIPLRQAIGTSTAFMFCSAATGVVSYIVGGMGVPGLPPFSFGYVNGMFWAVLALASVPFALLGVRAAHTIPPEKIRLLFVLVMLGMGTYMISGIA; encoded by the coding sequence ATGGAGACACTCCTTTTTTCGGTTCTGATCCTGGGCGTTACCGGCTGTGCGATCGGTTTTGCTTCCGGCTTTTTTGGGATAGGCGGGGGTTTTCTCATGGTGCCGGTGCAGTACTGGCTGCTCACCAGCCTCGGGTTCGATCCAACCCTCTCCCTTCGGATCGCATTTGGCACCAGCCTTGCCGTTATCGTGCCGACGGCACTCTCCGGCACCTGGGGCCACCACTGCCGGCGCTGCGTACTGGTGCGTCCCCTGCTCCTGATGATAATCCCCGGTATTCTCGGGGCGGTCACCGGTGCGGCAATTACCATCCACGCACCGGGCAGGCTCATGGAATGCCTTTTTGGCGTACTTCTCCTCCTTGCAGCAGCACGGATGTTCCTTTCCGCAATTCCCACCGGGGACGGGCAGATCCGGCAGAATCCCGGCTTGTACCTGATATGGGGATTCGTGTTTGGCCTTGTCTCCGGGCTTTTTGGGATTGGCGGCGGGATCGTGATGGTACCGGTGATGACAACCGTTCTTGGCATTCCCCTTCGTCAGGCCATCGGTACATCGACGGCGTTTATGTTCTGCTCGGCTGCGACCGGCGTGGTGTCTTATATCGTGGGAGGAATGGGCGTTCCCGGTCTGCCCCCGTTCTCCTTTGGATATGTCAACGGGATGTTCTGGGCGGTTCTCGCCCTTGCAAGCGTGCCCTTTGCACTTCTGGGAGTCCGTGCCGCACATACCATCCCGCCGGAGAAGATCCGTCTGCTCTTTGTTTTGGTAATGCTCGGAATGGGAACCTATATGATATCAGGCATTGCCTGA
- a CDS encoding response regulator: protein MESKGKVLLVDDEEIIIDVSKEVLRFLGYDAVFAREGRAAMDLYRQEKEAGRPFDLVIIDLTMPEGMDGRETIEKLREYDSSVKAVVSSGYANDPVVQDFGRYGFSGRLTKPYRINEMKAILEELIQK from the coding sequence ATGGAATCAAAAGGAAAAGTGCTTCTGGTTGACGACGAGGAGATCATCATCGATGTCTCAAAGGAAGTACTCAGGTTTCTTGGCTACGATGCAGTCTTTGCCCGGGAAGGCAGGGCTGCAATGGATCTGTACCGCCAGGAAAAAGAGGCAGGCAGGCCCTTTGACCTTGTTATCATCGATCTCACCATGCCTGAAGGAATGGACGGGCGCGAGACGATCGAAAAGCTCCGCGAATACGACAGCAGCGTAAAAGCGGTTGTCTCAAGCGGCTATGCGAACGATCCGGTTGTTCAGGATTTTGGCAGGTATGGTTTTTCAGGCCGGCTCACGAAGCCCTACCGGATCAACGAGATGAAGGCCATTCTCGAAGAGCTGATCCAGAAATAA
- a CDS encoding IPT/TIG domain-containing protein, which produces MSHVKVYGPLLGLLLIACVLLAGCSSQSSTSVTTTVPTTQATAKYTAGDVVAKTSSAQTGVWLIVSYDSAKDQYERTTIVKNSDGSWGHRETSTTEKFPRAEMEKLYPAKITHVSVTSIQVQTPTIATTATTVASGPAPSITSISPTSGATGSTVSLTINGNNFQSGATVRLIQPGKMPVVATGVSASSNQITCNVALSNLDAGTANIQVTNPGGQSTSLPGAFTIGAASPTISSFSPTSGDLGESITLTVNGQNLANVLSVILVGSSDSQQIPCTGISNGGTSTKLTCNLAISSSATSETYVVKVIGDGGVAGTSGSTFTVTNKTA; this is translated from the coding sequence ATGTCTCACGTAAAAGTATACGGACCGCTGCTGGGTCTGCTTCTTATCGCGTGCGTGCTCCTTGCCGGCTGTTCAAGCCAGTCCTCTACCTCAGTAACAACCACGGTTCCGACCACGCAGGCAACGGCAAAGTACACTGCCGGCGATGTTGTCGCAAAGACATCCTCTGCCCAGACCGGGGTCTGGCTGATCGTGTCATACGATTCAGCTAAGGATCAGTACGAGCGGACAACTATCGTAAAGAATTCCGATGGATCCTGGGGCCACCGGGAAACGAGCACGACAGAAAAGTTCCCCCGTGCGGAGATGGAGAAATTATATCCCGCCAAAATCACGCATGTCTCCGTCACGTCCATCCAGGTCCAGACACCCACCATCGCAACCACGGCAACAACCGTTGCATCGGGACCGGCGCCATCTATAACCTCGATATCTCCCACGAGCGGTGCAACCGGATCTACGGTCAGCCTGACCATCAACGGCAACAATTTCCAGAGCGGTGCAACCGTGCGCCTGATCCAGCCGGGAAAGATGCCCGTCGTGGCAACCGGGGTCTCTGCCTCCTCAAACCAGATCACCTGCAATGTCGCACTGAGCAACCTGGATGCCGGAACCGCTAATATCCAGGTCACGAACCCTGGCGGCCAGTCAACCTCGCTCCCGGGTGCATTTACGATCGGTGCCGCATCGCCGACCATCTCCAGCTTCAGCCCTACAAGCGGTGATCTCGGCGAATCGATCACCCTGACCGTCAACGGGCAGAATCTGGCCAACGTTCTCTCGGTAATTCTTGTGGGCTCATCAGATTCCCAACAGATTCCCTGTACGGGTATCTCAAACGGAGGAACATCCACAAAGCTGACCTGCAATCTTGCGATCTCCTCATCTGCAACATCCGAGACGTATGTGGTAAAAGTTATTGGTGACGGAGGGGTTGCGGGAACCTCCGGTTCCACCTTTACCGTTACGAACAAGACAGCATGA